AATCGGATCATTCTCGCTTACCAGTCACTTGACATACCTTTATCACGAACAGAAACTTTATCCCTAGTGATAGGATTCGACGTTCGCCGTACGAGATCATTCCATGATGACGAACAATGATATTTTTTTGTCCCCTGAAAACGACGCCCACAGGAGACATGACCGGAGGCGCAGCGCACCAACCAGGTTTTCAGGTTTCATCTTCCCCACCTTGTATCCACACTTTCTTCTCAGGGTAGAATTAGGTCAGCTCTAAGACGATAAGGTGTTACCTTAATGGTTGGTGCATGGAAAAGGGGCAAAGCTCATCTTTAGGTTTGGTAAATGTTCTCACTTTATCTGAGAACCTAACTCGGCTATCAGCTAAGAAGGAAGACTGAGTTAATATTGGTTTCCCAAACACTTTCTGAGAACGTGAAAGCGTCACTCGTTTCATGCTCGTAGTTGTCGACCATTACATGCATACAGCACTGCAACTTTTAAGATCGATGGGCTGCTGCATGAGCTCAGAAAGCTCTCTTTACTGATGATTAACTTAAGGGGTAGATATTATTAGGTGGCCTCTTACTAGCCACTAATGAGGTACGTCAACAGGGACGTGCCAGATGATGTGTCAAATGATTGATGAAGCAGATACTGCAGAAGGTCGGGTGTCGATTAGATTTTCTACTGTGTATAAGTCATCATGCATTTACCAGATGAGAATTTTGCcaagattgaagaatgattcgtgGATAATAATTGGAAGTGTCGCCGAAGGTTTAGAAAAGTTGTCCAAAAATATTCTCACTGTCGAAGAAATTTATGgagaataattattattttttctttctttgcttaGATACGATGAGGTCAAACGCATATATCCGGTCAACACAAACCCAAAATTGTCGGTTCCTATttgtttcttcctcttcctggATGCTCCCCCTCTCATACATCGCTGGTCAACTTCTGTCTTCTTCTCGTCCTTCTTGTGGCCAACAAGTGCTGATGGGACGCCCATGCGTTGCTTCCCCAATGAAAACATCGCATTTAGTGCACTCTACCTCGTGAAGAGTCCCTCCGATGGACGAAGAACATGCCCAACACACGGAGACCTTGCACCTGCTCGATGTGCTTCTTCAGTGCGTGATGACAGATTGGATATGCAACGCTGAGAGGAGACGATGAAGTATTCTTTTGTGTATGCATGACATGATTCTTTCCATATAGAAGTAGGCGATTCGGATCAGTACTGAAGTGCTGTAGGTGAAGGATGAGATTAGAAAATGGATTTCTAGCGGCCATTGTAACAACATCTCAATAACTCCTTTAGCTGTCCAATGATAACGAAAGAAGCCGATCTGAATAATTTTTAGCTGTCCAACATTAGTTAGAAGCAAAACCACAACATAGAATTTCCACATCCACAGTGAAAGATGATGAATATATTACTCAAAGGTTAAGGATGATGATGTGCGTTTGATGAAGCCtatgagaaagaaaaacaaatactTCTGCCCTCCAGATTTCTTCAAACATGTAGCATCTACAGGTTTTGCAATCTCCAAGCTCCTAATTAAAAGTAAACGTACGTCGGCATCTTAAATCATACTCAAAAGCATCAAGTTTCTTGTTTACGTACCATTAGGACAATGCATGGCATGTGATATGATACAAGAGTACAGTGACTGGGCTGTACACGCACCAGTTCAACCTCAAACACTGGTTTTCACATTCTTAAGTTGATCTCACGCTCGTTAATTATCTATATTATACGTGTAGCAGGGAAAAGAAGGCACAGTATCATAGTCGAAGGATGTAATTCCTCAGCTCCCAACCCTAGGGGAATGTTCATGGGGACCCAACCTCGAGAAGCGAGATGAATGCCTGGGGAAAAGGTGCGTTCTCCCTTTGTTCGAGTAGGAAGCACGTTGAGGGTGTAATCATACATGGGACAGCGGGAATGTGTTGGTGGGTTTAGGAATCATTAGGTGAGAATGGCAGATGAACTGGTTCCCAGCTTTTGTTCCAACGTAGGCATCCTTTCACCATGATCTCATGCTCGATCTCAGGAGGAAAAGGACCTCTTCTGATATTAATAGGAATCCAACGAAGAGCCTAATGCAATATATAATACTACCATGCGAATCAAAGGCAAAAGAGTATGCAGGTTGTCCGTGCTTTCAAGGCTGGGAGAATCTGAGTTGGGGTGGTGAGACATGACCGCTGAGGCCTGATAGACGagaaagcaaaatagaaatggcAGATGGAAGAGCAAACAAAGAAGTGAAACTCATCGAACATTACATAGATGTTGCGTCTAGTACTACTCTCTTGTTCTCATAACTTCTCTTTTGATCCATACGATCTTTGCACTAGTCCACAGATTACTATGAGTCGGGCAATGGCTCCATGCTTATGCACATACGAGTGATCGTTTCCGTTTGCCACTTCTCTTTTGGTCCATACGATCTTTGCAGTAGTCCACAGTTCATATAAAATTGACTTACCATTCTTCTTTCCTTGCCCTTCTTTATGGCCATGCTTGTCCtgcaaaaagaaaaagggggaaggaaaAAGGGCCTTCCTATGACCACACAACAGAAATCTACTTTAAGTTGAAGCCAACATGAAATGAAGCTTCAGATGTACTCCACAATGATGAGGATAAGAGAAGCTAAGAGTTGGAAGACAAGTGAACATAAATATGTATCATCCGTTTTCTACTTAGGCCTTAACTACTGCAAACAGCGTGATCGGATCCACCATCATGAATCAAAACACAGTATCTTGTTAGACACTAAGAAGGcttttctctctctatctttttGTTCTACCATgagcctcctcctcttcctcctcctccaatgATACCATTCCAAAACGCAGGAGGGTCGCTAGCTTGCCCCTTATTCTTCTCAAACTGCTCTGCGAACATGTTTGAAGGGACAGCCGGCTTCACGTCCCCAAAGGGAAACAGCAGCTTACCGCTGGTACTTACCTGCATTCCGGGCAAGCTCCTGCTCTCTCCGGCAGTTCCATCCAAATCGAAATTAAGAGTAGGTGGCCTGAATTCCTGCAATCCGAATCCAGTAGGGTATTCCGGCATCGGCATGAAAGACCCGAGGCCTCTTGGAGTCATCCCACCCCTCAGTAGCTCCATGGCAGACAGAGCACCGCTGCTGCTGTTGGCACTGCTGGTTTCCAGGTTGGGGTAGTCATTGTACTCAGGAAGGCCATGCTGTCGGAAGGCCAGACTGAGATCCTGTCTCTCGGAATACTTGGGAGCTTCAGAGCTGGCGGAGAGTGAGATCGATGGAGGGATGAGGTCAGCGGGGAACTTCTTGGAAGTTGAGGCGGTTGTTAATGCTGATGCGATGGAGGAGGTGGActttgtggtggtggtggtcgagGCGGTGGCGGAGGAGTGGGAGGACCGCTTGTTCTTTCTCGAGCCACCACCCACAGGGACATTCCTTAGGGATCCACCCTCAGTCCAATACCTCCTACAGGTCTTGCAGAAGTACCTGGGCTGGGTGaggctgtagttgttgtagtagcagaacttggtgttggtggagTTGCACCGGGGGCAGTTGAGGGCCTGCTCCTTGTGCGACCTTGGCCTCGTACTCTCCGTCAGCTGTGCTCTGGTTCCCGTGCATGTGTTGCTTGCAGCAGTGGCGGTTGTGGCGGAGGGAGCAAAATCCACCAtgggcatcatcatcatcatccctaCGCCCTGTAGAGCACCAACACCACCAAATCCCCATTTGTACAAACTAAATCAGAGAGGGAGTAGGAGAAAACGGACTTAAACACTCACATATATCAGATCGGAAGGGAACTGGTTGGAGGGaggaaaagaaggaagagaaatcACACATTCTGGACAAGAACATATCACTGCTTTACTGCATACGataaaagaaaagcaagaaaacagagataaaaaaagaagaaaaaggcagaaaagcAAAGTGGTTTGCTGCTTTCAAGAGTAAAAGGGGCGAGGTGACAGAATTAAAAGCTTAAGGACCAAGGGAAGGATGTGAGAGAGTGAAAGAAGAGATCTCTTCAAGGGAATCAACGTAAGAAAAAGAAGCTGTGCATCAATCTCGAGCCTCGACCCTAAAAAAGCACAGCAGATCCACACCGATCCACCAGAGAAATTTACGATCGGTAGGTACATGGAtccaaaataagtttcatcaaagTTTGGGCAATCTTTACCTGAGGCCACTGGGTAGTATCCATGCAAAGCTCCACAGATGATCCAAGACACCAAAGAACAAcagggaggagaggaggaagaagacctaACACGAGGACTGGGACGTGGCTGCTGGTGCTCAAAAGAGAGAAATGGTGGTGGGTGATTCTTCTGTGACACATTAAACTAGCCATTTTGTCCATTGCTGCCTGGACGCGCATACAGTGCGAGTCAACCATCGCGCAAGGGAATGTGTACACGTGAAGCAAAGCAAGGACGAATCAGGAGCGTCACACGTGTGGAGAAGGGCGACCGGATCGTGGATTCGAGGGAGAGTGGACGCGTGCGACGCCGTAATGGAAGACAAGCTGGTCGAGCCCCACTTTGTGCGCGCATGAAGAGAAGAGATCCAAGGTGGCGGATGAAGGCCTCGCCTTCGATCGCCATTGTGGAGGGGAGCATAGATGGATAGCGATGGGGAATAGCTTTAGGTGTTTCATCAAATTCCTTTTACATCTGAGGAGCAAAAAGACCCGTTTGTTTGACTGTACATTAATTCCTGGTACTGCATTGGAATCTTCCAAAGGTATTTGCTGGCGACTTTGAACGCAGATTGAAGGGTGTGGAGGAAAGTGGGGAAGACATTAACGTGTGCAGAGGAAGCTTTGTTTACTACCTTCGAATTTGAATGGCGTTGGAGATCGATCGACGCTgtcatggcctcgagtgaagcagATTCAGACGTCTTTCCAAGCTCCAtggccggcatatcattggtaagGATGATACGAGtatgcacctctctctctctctctctctctctctctctctctctcgagctGCTCTAATGGCTTCCTCAATGGTCCCTGTCACAGGATTAGGAATCAGCACATGCATGCATCATCAAAGGAGACTGCTTTCCAAGTGCTACTGAAACCTTTTTGCATGGTGCATGCATGTGTGAGGCAGTGGAGAATGGAAGTGTCGCCTACGATTCAAAAGGTTAATTAACATTACATATATAGCGTATATAACATTGTCGAAGAGTGCAAAgcttatcaagcaaatatttatTCCAAGTAGGGAGAGCTTGTTTCAACAGAAGTTGACCTCACTCTCCATCTTGTGTCACCTTCTTCTTCCCCACTACCACTTCAGCCTGCCTGAAACCCAATCCATTTCTCACCTAACATGCCTTGCACTGTTAAAGGAAAATATTGGCCTGATAAGTTCGCATATATTACACAAAGCTAAGTAGACATGGTTGGTGGAGCCAAGACATTCCTTTACTGATCTCTGTTCTCAACTCAGACATTAACCAATACATATAACACATGTCAATTAAAACCTAACTTGCTGCTTACTTTGGTCTCTACTCTTCACCTAAAAGCACATTTAAGTATGAAGAGGTGTTTGGTACTGTGGGGAAGGACTGACTTATATGTCAAATTAATTGCTATTGATctaaaagattaatttataaataaaaatctataGTTATTAAtaacattatcaaaatctaaacaTGGATTCATTTTAAGGGAAAAGGAATGTCATCCTATTAAAGGCATTTCgacaagaaaaataaattacaaCATCTGTGCATGCCAAGTTCAACCTCAAGTTTTAGGCGAATCAAGGATCTAAGCAGaaattgtcacatcctggattttttttttttttcacacaggccaaataaataaacatcactttattcatcatctataaccatttattacaattcatttattcatcaaattacaaatagaaaagttaacttcaagagtcatccaagtggctctacctagcggtagaggaaggttcgctctccactggaatccgatttagtactagagagaggttgctctgaaaatcaaaaacaaagaaaattcagcaatgctgaataggaaccccaaaagtcaaatcaaaataaatacatgatcaaaattcaatcaatcatcccattggcgtatatcaagtacccgaaggagcactcccccaacagcggatggagaggctttatcctacgggatgagtttgtgttctcccaacagcggatggaggcaaactcatatcacactcccaacagcggatggagtggtgtcccacacccgccaaagtggggacacgttcctcccaacagcggatggaggaaccgtctagccgccacgtctgacggcccgctaatccccgaagggaatcgccctacctgctctcggcagaaatataatctcacactggtcatatccatttcgggatgaaataacatatttaaaacatctctttcaaaaatcatcaatatcaaataatataaattaaccctcaattgacttgaactctagtttaatcgattcaattgaactcgatttactagagcctaactgaactgatttctaatccttatttaacttgtctggaaccaccctagactagtataatttagactagattaagttcaatttaggttaaactaacttgaataagtcaatcaattcggaatcaccctgaattgatctagactaatcaagtctagtttaattcaatcaatatttgggctcaagttcaacaataatattgggctagaatgagccagtccatctactggtcatgtgcattatacatgattgagcatacaTTACATAAAACtagcccagccctggcccatggactagtcatagcatatacccattaacaacataaatgaaaacataataatacattaaaagatagatgaggagaaaagctttaatacaaagaaataacattctcaatttgactagaaaccaTAAGACATtacaagagggactaggagataaattttaacacaaggaaatagctttctaaattcaaataaaaatcatgttttcaacacataaaatttcaacatattctagtcatattttaaatcattcagaataatatattttaaatttcagatcaaagaatatcaaaaagggattttagataacatattctagtctaacaaaattttaatccagataagattaaagataaactgtaatacagaaaatatatcatataaaacatatacctttttaacatatttaattctacaataaaaatctTAATCATGGatcaaataatattatgaaaactttaactgattattttaatataaaaaaattgacatttaaagaattgatgcacatttttcaaactttaaaactttcaacatttaaataatcaaaataaaagctaaaacttttaagaaaggtagggaaacctacctcttgtcaatagggtgtaactcctcgttctcttgttaacagggtgtaactcctcattcctcccgctgccaggctcgactaggtgaggaacgaaggagagagatccctcccctttaaataggaggaggtgagcctctattaaggaaaataaattttaattttcatatttatttaatataaattatttccatttaatatactaacaaatatgatatcatcatattttaaatacttaatagttacttccttaattcatatcaacaaacaaggaagtagattaagatttcctaaattagatggcaagtaaggaaaacaaaatttaaatctcaatctcaaatatttgatttgattacagaaATGTACACCAACTGCATGTTTCTAGGACAAAAAGGAGCTTAATCCCCAATATGTTCTTATTGAAAAGCTTAACACATTGAAAGGAATAGATAAGAGCATCACAAGGCATTTATCATCCTCTTCATTTCTGCAGACCTCCTTGGATCAGGTTCTGCAATGGCTCTCTCGGTTAACACATGCTTTATTCGACACATCGACTTCCTTGCCTACAATTAACATTCATGCTTATCATCAGAAAGAGAGCTAAATACTGCAGTCAGGTAGCTCTAGAATCTTGTCCTTTAATTGTAAAAGCATCGAAGAAAGTCTCTATCGAacagtagcagcaatatatttatattatttaaaaacagaaagaaaaaaaaaaaaaacgtgccAAAATGTATAGATAAGCTGCATGTTCTTATGGCCAGTATAGTTATTCCACATTCCACAAGATGCTGTAGTTTTGATGGTAGAGGCTGTGAGTGTAATCAACATGAGAACAAAGAGACATGCTGGCAATTTTATTGTCACCATTTCTTATCAGGAAACAAGAACATGGCAGAGGAAACAAAATAAGGTCAATCTATGGCCGACAACACCATCATAGTTGCAACCATTTCTGAGCCAACTCAAAAGAAACATCAGCTCGTTGAGTTGTAAAACCAAAATATGTCATGCTGTAGCTAATCTAGATAAAAGCAGGTTCAGGATTCAATGGATTATCCACCTAAATGCACTACATAGTGTCTTGTCTGTTTTGATATTTACAAAAGTCAGATCACTAGTAGTTCAACAATTGAagataaacaaaaaataataataaagatacaAATCCTGAAATGATAGTTAGGTAAAGGTAACATATACCTTTGGAATACGTTCTTGGTTAGGAAACCGTAGGTTTTGAGCATGAAGCATTTGGCGTTGAGTCATCAACATGTTCTTTTCCTTTAAAAGGACATACCACAGCTTCTGAAGATCATCCCAAGATTTAAGACGCAATTCAGAAGCCTTCCAACTGCGACCTGTATAAAggtcaaaaaaattaagatgaTAACATATATTATATGGTATGCTACATAATTGTTACCGATAATATGCTATATAATTCTTGTAAACCGGCAATCACACAGTGTATGGTTATTCTTTAATAATACTAGATCCAACATCTCCAACACGAAAGAACCATATACCCGCAATACATGGATCGGTCAGATAGAAAATTGTGCCTGGCACCTGGTAACCTCTAAGATGAAAGTAGCGCAACCAAAACCATAAAAGAActgaaaggggaagaagaagaagaaacatgtaGAGTGATTTTTAGAAGCTAAGAAAAAAAATTGTCAATGTAATGACTAAAAAGCTAATGTTCTGAACATAATAAGGTAAAGAAATCTTTTTAGGATTATGAGGAGTATAACATGTTCGTTGTCCGAAACTAGAGACTAGAAAAAAAGATAGAAGTACTTTACCTAGTGTTGAAGACTGCAGACTATGGAAGGTGTTACAAAAGCAATTCCATTAGTTTCTTAGGGTTATTCGAGAGGCTGATGAAACTAAAATTCAGGCTATAACAACAGATTCTGGAGAACAAAGATAAGTTATGACAAAATTAGAAAACTAGGGAATTGACATTTTGGCCCACAAACTAATGACATAGTAATTCCAGGTGTTCAGTGCAAAGTCTAGCAATGCCTGAACATTGAAACTAACGCATCAATGTCAGTTTGATGCAGAACAGTGAAAACAAAGTCCAATTGGAGAGTCATTTGTTGCCAACTAAATTATTGTGCCATGAGAGTTATTTGCTGTCTTCGTGATGTTGTGGATGTGACACTGCAAGACAATCAAGAAGGTTAAATCTGTCGAATGATTGTAG
This Musa acuminata AAA Group cultivar baxijiao unplaced genomic scaffold, Cavendish_Baxijiao_AAA HiC_scaffold_1062, whole genome shotgun sequence DNA region includes the following protein-coding sequences:
- the LOC135666019 gene encoding dof zinc finger protein 1-like; amino-acid sequence: MDKMASLMCHRRITHHHFSLLSTSSHVPVLVLGLLPPLLPVVLWCLGSSVELCMDTTQWPQGVGMMMMMPMVDFAPSATTATAASNTCTGTRAQLTESTRPRSHKEQALNCPRCNSTNTKFCYYNNYSLTQPRYFCKTCRRYWTEGGSLRNVPVGGGSRKNKRSSHSSATASTTTTTKSTSSIASALTTASTSKKFPADLIPPSISLSASSEAPKYSERQDLSLAFRQHGLPEYNDYPNLETSSANSSSGALSAMELLRGGMTPRGLGSFMPMPEYPTGFGLQEFRPPTLNFDLDGTAGESRSLPGMQVSTSGKLLFPFGDVKPAVPSNMFAEQFEKNKGQASDPPAFWNGIIGGGGRGGGSW
- the LOC135666025 gene encoding uncharacterized protein LOC135666025; the protein is MFGSRVSGRVLCAAARSESSAASSAAAASSAASTSVRKAQNPLEEFFEVDRSTDEEKPVIYGRSWKASELRLKSWDDLQKLWYVLLKEKNMLMTQRQMLHAQNLRFPNQERIPKARKSMCRIKHVLTERAIAEPDPRRSAEMKRMINAL